Sequence from the Rhizobium sp. TH2 genome:
CCGGGAGCACGGAGGATAGCTCGCCGCCCAGTGCCCCGCCGAACGTCGCCGCCACGGGCAGCACGCCCATCAGCCCAAGCACCCAGGCGAGCACCAGCACCTTGACGCCCCAGTTGAGCACCGTGAGCATCCAGGCACGGGTGAAGGCGGAGACATTACGCGGCAGGCCGTCGTCGATCTCGTCCACCAGTGTCGCAAGCCGCTCCGGCAGACGTTGGCGCATGGCCACGATCAAACGGCTCTTGAGCGGGAAGAGGATGAGTGGAAGGAGGAGGAAGACTGCCCAGAATGCCGCGACGAGATAAGTCCGGCTGGCACTGGCGATCAATCCAAGCCCGGCCGCCGCCAGCAGCGCATGCAGGTCGAGCAGCCTCAGCACCAGCAGCGCCGAAGTGCCATGCGCCAGCGGCACGCCGAATTCAGAGCGCATCAACAGCGGAAAGCTCGTCTCGCCGGTCCGGAACGGCAGCATGATATTGAGCAGGTTATGTACCTGCGTGACGCGGAAAAGCTTGAGGAATTGCCCTGATGTCTCGCGCGGAAAGTAATCCTGCATGCGATGGGTGCGGATGAAATAGGTGCCGACGAGTAACGTCAGCGCCAACAGGATGGTCCAGATGCCCACGGCCTGCCAGCCGGCAAGGATTGTGCTCCAGCCGAAGAACCATTCAATGAAGATGGCATAAAGTGCGACCACCGCGATGGTCAGCAGCGTGATCCTGTTGCGGAGGAGCCAGTCGCGCGCTGTCATGAAGGATATGAGCCTCCAAGCAGCTCAGCGAGATTGAAGCGCGACTGTGCGGCCTGCTCTCTCTTCTCCCCTTGGGGAGAAGGTGGCCGAAGGCCGGATGAGGGGTTGCGCGAAGCGCTCATGAATAGATGAGAACCCCTCATCGCCTCGCATGCGCTCGGCACTTCTCCCCAAGGGGAGAAGAGGGTGCAAAGTCGATTCCGCCGAGCCAGAACGGTGGCGCCTTCTCGATATATCAATCGCGTTTTCCGCCCCGATTGCTTTGATCCGGCGCCTGCTATAACAGAAGGCCCGACTAAAACCAGCCATTCCGGAGTGCCGCGACGTGCTGCAAAACCAATCCGCCTTCGAGGTGATCCCCGATATGGCGGGCGAAATCGAACTTTCCGTGCTCATTCCGGTCTGCAATGAAGAAGAGAGCATCGCGCCGCTTTTCGAGCGCATCTGCGATGCCCTGAAGGACTTCGGCAAGCCGTGGGAACTTGTCATTGTCGATGATGGTTCGACCGATGGCACGCTTCACAACGTCCGCAAGGAATATGCCCGGCCCGGTCTCGATCTCCGGATCATCGAGTTCCAGCGCAATTTCGGCAAGGCGGCGGGCCTGCAAGCCGGCATCGACGCCGCGCGGGGCCGGCTGCTGGTGACCCTCGACGGCGACCTTCAGAACGATCCGTATGACATTCCGAAGATGGTCGCCGTGCTCGAGGAGCGCGATCTCGATTTGCTCTGCGGCTGGCGCAAGGCGCGGCAGGACGGTTTGTGGCTGCGGCTGATTCCGTCCTATTTCGCCAACCGCCTGATCCGCAAGATCACCGGCGTGCACATCCATGATTACGGCTGCGGGCTGAAGCTCTACCGGACGCAGATATTGAAGCAGATTCGCATTCTCGGCGGCATGCATCGCTTTATCCCGGCGTGGATCGCCAGCGTCGTGCCGACCTCGCGGATCGGCGAGATGGTGGTCAATCATTATCCGCGCCAGT
This genomic interval carries:
- a CDS encoding glycosyltransferase family 2 protein — protein: MAGEIELSVLIPVCNEEESIAPLFERICDALKDFGKPWELVIVDDGSTDGTLHNVRKEYARPGLDLRIIEFQRNFGKAAGLQAGIDAARGRLLVTLDGDLQNDPYDIPKMVAVLEERDLDLLCGWRKARQDGLWLRLIPSYFANRLIRKITGVHIHDYGCGLKLYRTQILKQIRILGGMHRFIPAWIASVVPTSRIGEMVVNHYPRQFGESKYGISRTFRVFLDLLSVLFFMRFRQRPAQFFGSIGLFFGGISGLMFVYLACVKFVFGQDIGTRPMFITAVMLFIASVQMITTGILAEMLARTQSTDVNYVVRKTYDRED
- a CDS encoding flippase-like domain-containing protein, which produces MTARDWLLRNRITLLTIAVVALYAIFIEWFFGWSTILAGWQAVGIWTILLALTLLVGTYFIRTHRMQDYFPRETSGQFLKLFRVTQVHNLLNIMLPFRTGETSFPLLMRSEFGVPLAHGTSALLVLRLLDLHALLAAAGLGLIASASRTYLVAAFWAVFLLLPLILFPLKSRLIVAMRQRLPERLATLVDEIDDGLPRNVSAFTRAWMLTVLNWGVKVLVLAWVLGLMGVLPVAATFGGALGGELSSVLPVHAPAGVGTYPAGIGAGAAAFGSARDAATLELLAKASINTHLLMIVSALLGTGLSLILPSMFVRKSPSP